The following is a genomic window from Candidatus Nanopelagicales bacterium.
TCGTCAGAGAGTTGGCAGACATGCCACGCAAAGTCGACCTGGTCCTCGACACCACAGACGGCGTCCAGGCGCTCGCGCGTCAGTACGTAGACGCACCGAGTGTGCTGTTCATCGGCCGTCACGTCGGGTTCCCGGTTGCACTCGAAGGCGCGCTGAAACTCAAGGAACTCGCGTATATGCACGCCGAAGGGTTTGCGGCGGGCGAGCTCAAACACGGTCCCATTGCCCTCATCGAGGACGGCATGCCGGTTGTGGTGGTTGCACCGTCACCGACAGGTCGCAACGTGCTGCACGAGAAGATCGTGTCGAACATCCAGGAGGTTCGGGCGCGGGGTGCGCGAACGATCGTGATCGCTGAGGAGCATGACGAATCGGTTGCGCCCTACGCCGATCACCTGATCCGGATCCCACAGTGCCCGACACTGATGCAGCCATTGCTGGCCACCGTTCCGCTACAGGTTTTTGCGTGCGAATTGGCGACCGCCAAGGGCCACGACGTTGACCAGCCACGAAACCTCGCCAAGTCGGTCACGGTCGAGTGATCGTCGGCATTGGGACCGACATCGTCGATGTTGAACGGTTCAAGTGGATGATGCGGCGCACTCCTACCGTGCTCGATCGACTCTTCCGTGATGGGGAGAAGCGGCGGTGTGACGGCACGAGTCTGACCGCCGAATCACTGGCCGGGAGGTTCGCGGTGAAGGAGGCCGTCGCTAAGGCGCTCGGCTGCCCACCCGGGTTGGAGTGGCACGACTGTGTCGTCGAGCTGGCTGACGGCGGCGCGCCCCGTCTGCGCGTCGACGGCACGGTGGCGGCCGCTTGCCTCGAGCGTGGCATCACTGACTGGCACGTCAGTATCAGCCACGACGGCGGATTGAGCACCGCGTTCGTTGTCGCGGAGGCGTTGGGACGGTCAGACGAACCGACCACGGGCACCCAATGACCAACTGCTGCGCGCACTGGACGGCGATCTGCGGGAGGATGGACGGGTGAAGTCCGCATATTCGGTCGCCGAGGTGAGGGCCGCTGAGGCTCGGTTGCTGGAGCAGGTGCCTGCGGGCGCCTTGATGCAGCGGGCAGTCGCCGGCCTGACCTCGGTTTGTGTTGATCTATTGGTGGATGCCTGCCACGGCGTGAATGGCACCCGGATCGTCCTGCTTGTTGGCACCGGCAACAACGGTGGCGACACGCTCTGGTGCGGATCGCGGCTCGCCGAACGGGGCGCGACCGTCACCGCCATCACGTTGGGTTCGACGCGGCACCAAGAAGGCGGCGATGCGTTGTTGCGTTCCGGCGGCCGACTGATCCCGGCCGATTCGGCCGATTGCCATGTTGTCATTGAGGAGGCCGACCTCGTCCTCGATGGCATCCTGGGGATCGGCGGGAAAGGGTCACTGCGGGGTGCAGCAGCCACGCTGACCGCAGTCGCCGCTGCCTCGTCGGCTGTGGTGGTGGCAGTCGATGTGCCCAGCGGGGTCGATTCCGATACCGGTGCGGTGGCCGATCCGGACGCGGTCGTCGACGCCGACGTCACCGTCACTTTCGGGGTTCTCAAGCCTGGTTTGGTCGTGGCCCCGGGCGCACTGCGGGTAGGTGACTTGACGCTGGTCGACATCGGACTACGGGGGCTCGACGATCCGGTCTTTTCGGTGGTCGACGAGCAGACCTCGGCCCTGCACCTTCCTGCACCGGGACCTACTGACGACAAGTACACCCGGGGCGTTGTCGGCGTCGTCGCTGGTTCGGCGCCTTACCCGGGCGCTGCGGTGCTGTGCACCGGATCAGCCCGCCTCGGCGGAACCGGCATGGTTCGCTACGCAGGTTCCGCTGTTGACGGGGTCGCTGCGAGATGGCCGGATGTGGTGCTTTCTCACGAGGGCCCGGCACACGCTGGCAAAGTGCAAGCGTGGGCGATTGGGCCCGGTGCGGGCACTGACGATGCGGCCCGGCAGCGCCTGAGCGAGGTACTCGACGGCGACGCTCCGGTTCTCATCGACGCAGATGCGCTCACGCTGGTGGCAAACCACACCGGGTTACGGACGCGCATCGGTGAACGAGCGGACGCGGGCAAGATCACCGTGATGACGCCTCACGCAGGTGAGTTCGCGCGGCTCGGCTTTGCGCTGCCGGAGGGCGCGCAGGCCGATCGAGTCGGCCAGGTGCGCGATGCCGCGGCGCAACTCGGCGTCGTCCTGCTGCTCAAGGGTTCCCATACCGTTGTCGCTTCCCCGAGCGGAACGGTCTTTGCCAATGTTCTCAGCGACGCCGCATTGGCGACGGCCGGTTCCGGGGATGTGCTTTCGGGGCTGGCCGGATCGATGCTCGCGGCCGAATTCGCCAGGGATCCCAATCTCACCCCCGACGGAGCCGCCGAGGTGATCGCCTGCGCCGCGCTCGTGCACGGCCTCGCCGGCCAACTCGCTGCAGCGGGCTCGCGGCCGGTGACGGCGATCGATGTGCTGGACCACGTCCCTGGTGCCATCGCCGCGATTCGAGGTGGCCAGGGTGAGTGATTTCGGTCCCACATCGTTTGAAACCACCCCGGCCGCAGGCGAACCCCAGCGAAACCTGCGTGCGTGGGCCGACATCGACTTGCGCGCCGTAGTCGAGAATGTCGGCCGGATGCGGGAGGTAGCTCCGAACGCAGATGTGATGGCCGTCGTGAAGGCGGATGCATACGGTCACGGCCTGATCGAAGTCTCGCGAGCGGCCCGTTCCGGCGGGGCAAAGTGGCTGGGAGTTGCGCTGTTGCAAGAGGCGTTGGACCTGCGTGCCGCAGGAGACCAGGGTCCGCTATTCGCCTGGCTGGCGACGCCTGGAGACCAGTTCGCCGCCTGTGTTAAAGCGGACATCGATCTCAATGTCTCGGCCGCATGGATGCTGACCGAGGTGGTTGTGGCAGCAAAGAGCCTCAACAAGGCAGCCCGGATTCATCTGAAGATCGACACTGGTCTCGGTCGGGGTGGATCAACGCCGCACGAATGGTCAACGCTGATCAAGGCGAGTGCGGCCGCAGCTGCCCGTGGTGAAGTCGAGATCGTGGGAATCTGGTCGCACTTCGCTTATGCCGATAGCCCGAATCATCCCACCATCGCCAGGCAGCTCGAGGCGTTCGAGGATGCCATCGAAGTCGCGCGGCGCCTTGGCGTCGAACCAAAGTTGCGTCACATCGCGAACTCGGCGGCGACCCTCACCTTGCCGACAGCGCACTACGACCTGGTCCGGCCCGGTATCGCGATCTACGGCATTTCGCCAGGAGACCAGGTGGGAACATCGAGGTCGCTGGGGCTGCGCCCGGTCATGACGCTTGGCGCGAGGCTGGTTCAGGTTAAGCGGCTGCCAGCAGGCCACGGAATTTCCTACGGCCATGAGTACGTGACAGACCGGGAGACCACCGTCGCGCTGGTGCCAGTCGGCTACGCCGATGGGATTGACCGAAGTGCCACCAACGCAGGGCCGGTTTTGGCTGCCGGTCGGGTGAGGCCTATCGCGGGCAGGGTATGCATGGACCAGTTCGTGCTGGACCTCGGCGATGACCTCGCCGTGGCTGGCGACGAGGTGTTGTTGTTCGGTTCGGGCAGTCGCGGCGAACCGAGCGCCGCGGATTGGGCGCGGGTCTGTGACACGATCCCGTACGAGATCGTCACCCGAATCGGCCCCCGAGTTCAGCGGGTATTTCGAGGAGGAGTCTGACCGTGACTGACGGAAACGGCAAGCGGCTGGCTGCTCTCGTGGCGCTGCTTGGGTTGGGTGCAGCCGCCGGATTCGCCCTGGAGGAGGCGTTGATCTCCCGCAAGTTTCGGCCCGACGCCGATCAGGACGAACCGTTCGGCGAACTGCACGGGGAAACCGTCGAGGTCATTGCCGACGATGGCGTCCGCCTGCACGTCGAGGTGGACGAGCCGCCCACACCCACGCCGGACGACTTGACGATCATCTTCAGCCACGGGTACGCGCTCAACGAGCACTGCTGGCATTTCCAACGCCGGGATCTGCGTCCACTCGGTCGATTGGTCTTTTTCGACCAACGTGCTCACGGCCTGTCCACCAGGGGTGAGTCCGAACGCAGCACGATTGACCAGCTCGGGATGGATCTCGGTCGAATCATCGATGTCGTCGCTGGGTCGGGACCAATCGTGTTGGTTGGTCACTCGATGGGTGGCATGACGGTGATGGCACTGGCAGCACACCGACCAGAGCTCTTCGATGACAAG
Proteins encoded in this region:
- the glmS gene encoding glutamine--fructose-6-phosphate transaminase (isomerizing), which gives rise to GTAYHSGMIAKYAIEHWTRIHCEVELASEFRYRDPILDPRTLVIAISQSGETMDTLMALRHAREQGSRVLSICNTQGSTIPRESDAALYTHAGPEIAVASTKAFLTQVVACYLVALYLAQVRGNLFADEIRSIVRELADMPRKVDLVLDTTDGVQALARQYVDAPSVLFIGRHVGFPVALEGALKLKELAYMHAEGFAAGELKHGPIALIEDGMPVVVVAPSPTGRNVLHEKIVSNIQEVRARGARTIVIAEEHDESVAPYADHLIRIPQCPTLMQPLLATVPLQVFACELATAKGHDVDQPRNLAKSVTVE
- a CDS encoding holo-ACP synthase, whose protein sequence is MIVGIGTDIVDVERFKWMMRRTPTVLDRLFRDGEKRRCDGTSLTAESLAGRFAVKEAVAKALGCPPGLEWHDCVVELADGGAPRLRVDGTVAAACLERGITDWHVSISHDGGLSTAFVVAEALGRSDEPTTGTQ
- a CDS encoding NAD(P)H-hydrate dehydratase codes for the protein MQRAVAGLTSVCVDLLVDACHGVNGTRIVLLVGTGNNGGDTLWCGSRLAERGATVTAITLGSTRHQEGGDALLRSGGRLIPADSADCHVVIEEADLVLDGILGIGGKGSLRGAAATLTAVAAASSAVVVAVDVPSGVDSDTGAVADPDAVVDADVTVTFGVLKPGLVVAPGALRVGDLTLVDIGLRGLDDPVFSVVDEQTSALHLPAPGPTDDKYTRGVVGVVAGSAPYPGAAVLCTGSARLGGTGMVRYAGSAVDGVAARWPDVVLSHEGPAHAGKVQAWAIGPGAGTDDAARQRLSEVLDGDAPVLIDADALTLVANHTGLRTRIGERADAGKITVMTPHAGEFARLGFALPEGAQADRVGQVRDAAAQLGVVLLLKGSHTVVASPSGTVFANVLSDAALATAGSGDVLSGLAGSMLAAEFARDPNLTPDGAAEVIACAALVHGLAGQLAAAGSRPVTAIDVLDHVPGAIAAIRGGQGE
- the alr gene encoding alanine racemase, which translates into the protein MCWTTSLVPSPRFEVARVSDFGPTSFETTPAAGEPQRNLRAWADIDLRAVVENVGRMREVAPNADVMAVVKADAYGHGLIEVSRAARSGGAKWLGVALLQEALDLRAAGDQGPLFAWLATPGDQFAACVKADIDLNVSAAWMLTEVVVAAKSLNKAARIHLKIDTGLGRGGSTPHEWSTLIKASAAAAARGEVEIVGIWSHFAYADSPNHPTIARQLEAFEDAIEVARRLGVEPKLRHIANSAATLTLPTAHYDLVRPGIAIYGISPGDQVGTSRSLGLRPVMTLGARLVQVKRLPAGHGISYGHEYVTDRETTVALVPVGYADGIDRSATNAGPVLAAGRVRPIAGRVCMDQFVLDLGDDLAVAGDEVLLFGSGSRGEPSAADWARVCDTIPYEIVTRIGPRVQRVFRGGV